The following proteins come from a genomic window of Triticum aestivum cultivar Chinese Spring chromosome 6A, IWGSC CS RefSeq v2.1, whole genome shotgun sequence:
- the LOC123129601 gene encoding RING-H2 finger protein ATL7: MSSCTSPDPPDYCSAVSPELKLYQAFIFSVPVFFTFVLLLFFYLFYLWRRRANWHVPVFFTFVLLLFFYLFYLFYKLAIYVPPMHAFLKYTWCIANLILECGINKEMREMLPVVIFKESFLIRKHSQCSICLADYQADERLQRIPPCGHTFHIDCIDHWFSKNTTCPLCRVSLLTAPRAASVAPTDLETQAIEEDCSSNAQHHVGLRDEHTRPEDQAVDGRISDGPSQQTNVEASVVVVIATQTAGSPSSCHLSDV, from the exons ATGTCTTCTTGTACTTCCCCAGATCCACCGGACTATTGCTCCGCTGTATCGCCTGAGCTTAAACTATACCAGGCCTTCATCTTCTCTGTGCCAGTTTTCTTCACATTCGTCTTGCTTCTCTTCTTCTACTTGTTCTACCTGTGGCGGCGCAGAGCGAATTGGCATGTGCCAGTTTTCTTCACATTCGTCTTGCTTCTCTTCTTCTACTTGTTCTACTTGTTCTATAAGTTGGCCATTTATGTTCCCCCCATGCATGCTTTTCTTAAATATACTTGGTGTATTGCAAATCTTATT TTGGAGTGTGGCATAAATAAGGAGATGCGTGAGATGTTGCCAGTTGTGATCTTCAAGGAGAGCTTCTTGATCAGGAAACACAGTCA GTGCTCGATCTGCTTAGCAGACTATCAAGCAGATGAGCGGCTTCAGAGAATACCCCCTTGTGGTCACACCTTCCATATCGATTGCATTGACCACTGGTTTTCTAAGAACACTACTTGCCCTCTTTGCCGAGTATCGCTCCTGACTGCCCCCAGAGCTGCCAGCGTCGCTCCAACCGATCTGGAAACACAAGCCATCGAAGAGGACTGCTCTTCAAATGCGCAGCATCATGTGGGCCTTAGAGATGAGCACACGCGACCGGAGGATCAGGCAGTGGACGGCAGGATCAGTGACGGCCCATCACAGCAGACTAACGTGGAAGCATCAGTTGTTGTAGTCATCGCGACTCAAACAGCAGGGTCTCCAAGTTCTTGCCACTTGTCTGACGTGTAA